A genome region from Streptomyces xanthophaeus includes the following:
- a CDS encoding RICIN domain-containing protein encodes MQSRSLPSHRMPAVFAAAFAAVLIATAPARANPVPNHDYAFEIRPLHTSGKCLEVADDRTDNGAPVRLWDCSGRPNQQWRMSLDRTFPGRYFIRNVHSGKCLQIGFLSRVNGSSVNQSDCNGNPNERWSRTDRNPDPIAAERLNQGPALCLDVADRRTDDGAPVQVWSCHGAANQQWVWNLKL; translated from the coding sequence ATGCAGTCCCGTTCCCTGCCCTCCCACCGAATGCCGGCCGTATTCGCCGCAGCCTTCGCCGCCGTCCTCATCGCGACGGCGCCCGCCCGGGCCAATCCCGTACCGAACCACGACTACGCATTCGAAATCCGCCCGCTCCACACCTCCGGCAAGTGCCTGGAGGTCGCGGACGACCGCACCGACAACGGGGCGCCCGTCCGGCTCTGGGACTGCTCCGGCCGGCCGAACCAGCAATGGAGGATGTCCCTGGACCGCACCTTCCCGGGCCGCTACTTCATCAGGAACGTCCACAGCGGCAAATGCCTACAGATCGGATTCCTGTCGCGGGTCAACGGATCCAGCGTCAACCAGTCGGACTGCAACGGGAACCCGAACGAACGCTGGAGCCGTACCGACCGAAACCCGGACCCCATCGCGGCGGAACGGCTGAACCAGGGCCCGGCCCTCTGCCTCGACGTCGCTGACCGGCGGACCGATGACGGAGCGCCGGTCCAGGTCTGGTCCTGCCACGGCGCCGCAAACCAGCAATGGGTGTGGAACCTCAAGCTGTAG
- a CDS encoding BTAD domain-containing putative transcriptional regulator: MMEVGVLGPLDVRVGGRPVTVGRRHARTVLGILLSARGRNVPVDRLVDVLWTQRTPAKPTTSLHSYVSNLRGILEPDRPARTPSRILVSSPEGYALRLDDDAVDAWRFESAVRRARAVSCAEAGPLLDEALGLWRGDAYGEWGPGSWADGEIARLDELLLMAHELAMASSLGAGRPHEVVPTAEAHVRRHPLREEGWRLLALSLWATGRQGDALAALRRAAAVCAEELGLDLGARLVELERAILRSDLDVLSAAVPAPATPSTSIAVVERPSPRAVPVVGVTGAPGVPAAVGSGAAPASPAPFVGRHRELEVLEQAAGAGLGGGAVALVAGEGGAGKTALLARFADSLRARGWTVVAGRCPDDAGVPAAWAWTEALGELARLLPPEHVGPLSTLIDPLGATVPPHGDATAGRFRLHTAFARWLASAAASCPLAVIIDDVHEADEETLALLGRAAGVQGVPLLVVAAYRQGHADSRLAPTMAALARRDPFRVVLTGLDVTEVRTLVRSLCGREVDAEVVAVLAERTGGNPFFVGESARLLTEGGDDAAQAVARVPDGIRDVVRQRLARLPQEAADVVRLAAVAGSETHVAVLREASGLSPAAVVGTLELCIADGLLTERAPGHVSFTHPLLRDTVYGDLTGLRRGLLHGRLADTLASLRPDDLPALAVHFTRSGDPAKARQAVAFALRAAELAEHRYAHDVSVDLLQQALEAAELIPAGADERAERAVGLLGALLRAHVRAGSGDAAIVTRHRALEVAERAGREDLAVAAFTAWTEPTPWLTRSHQGVDLHVVDTLDRLTVRPGLEPADLARLLQARVDELPEDTDGRAREAAEQQLGLARGAGDPNLLAAALTTMTKLLPHETQAARCIPVVAELRALTKRHDLPAHRWVCEQVDAMISAIGNDAEAVERHARLGLAVARRYRMPEAEAASLSTLAMLAHARGHFAQAEDLYGQVRERLIRHNAPRAADLHARGLITIRLSQGRVAEIEPLARTVAAAWGTSGGEALALVLALQGRFEEARAVRFDPDPVKDHFYGVRLGARARLACLLGDTEAAAALVPLLHAVRNQLGSAATTAFCTRPLALALGELHALLGDVAAARSAFREGGEVAAMWGSEYGEAAAAEGIRSLARAHAV; encoded by the coding sequence ATGATGGAGGTGGGAGTTCTCGGGCCGCTCGATGTCCGGGTCGGCGGGCGGCCGGTGACGGTCGGGCGCCGACATGCGCGGACCGTCCTGGGAATCCTCCTTTCGGCCCGGGGTCGAAATGTCCCGGTCGACCGGCTCGTCGACGTGCTCTGGACGCAGCGGACGCCTGCCAAGCCCACCACCTCTCTGCACTCCTACGTCTCCAACCTTCGCGGCATCCTGGAGCCGGACCGGCCCGCCCGTACCCCGTCCCGGATCCTTGTCAGCAGTCCGGAGGGGTACGCGCTGCGGCTTGACGACGACGCCGTGGACGCGTGGCGCTTCGAATCGGCGGTGCGCCGCGCCAGGGCGGTGTCCTGCGCCGAGGCCGGTCCGCTGTTGGACGAGGCGCTCGGCCTGTGGCGGGGAGACGCCTACGGGGAGTGGGGGCCCGGCTCGTGGGCGGACGGGGAGATCGCGCGGCTCGACGAACTGCTGCTCATGGCACATGAGCTGGCGATGGCGAGCAGCCTCGGGGCGGGTCGCCCGCACGAGGTGGTGCCGACCGCGGAGGCGCACGTACGCCGTCATCCCCTGCGCGAGGAGGGATGGCGCCTGCTGGCTCTGAGTCTGTGGGCGACCGGGCGTCAGGGCGACGCGCTCGCGGCGCTGCGGCGCGCGGCCGCCGTGTGCGCCGAGGAACTCGGGCTGGACCTGGGAGCCCGGCTGGTCGAGTTGGAGAGGGCGATCCTCCGCAGCGACCTGGATGTCCTGTCGGCCGCGGTTCCGGCCCCGGCCACCCCGAGCACGTCCATCGCGGTGGTCGAACGGCCATCCCCGAGAGCCGTACCCGTAGTTGGGGTCACCGGTGCGCCAGGCGTACCCGCCGCTGTCGGCAGCGGAGCGGCGCCCGCTTCGCCCGCGCCCTTCGTCGGGCGGCACCGCGAACTGGAGGTGCTGGAACAGGCAGCCGGGGCGGGCCTTGGGGGCGGAGCGGTCGCGCTGGTCGCGGGCGAAGGCGGTGCGGGGAAGACCGCCCTCCTGGCCCGTTTCGCCGATTCACTGCGGGCGCGGGGCTGGACGGTGGTGGCGGGCCGGTGTCCGGACGACGCGGGCGTCCCGGCGGCGTGGGCCTGGACGGAGGCACTGGGTGAACTGGCGCGCCTCCTTCCGCCGGAGCACGTGGGGCCGTTGTCCACGCTGATCGACCCTCTGGGCGCCACGGTCCCGCCGCACGGCGACGCTACGGCCGGCCGGTTCCGGCTGCACACCGCGTTCGCCCGATGGCTGGCTTCGGCAGCGGCGAGCTGCCCGCTCGCCGTGATCATCGACGATGTCCACGAGGCCGACGAGGAGACGCTGGCCCTGCTGGGCCGGGCCGCCGGCGTCCAGGGTGTCCCGTTGCTGGTCGTGGCCGCCTACCGGCAGGGGCATGCCGACAGTCGTCTCGCACCGACGATGGCCGCACTCGCCCGCCGTGATCCCTTCCGCGTCGTACTGACCGGACTCGACGTCACCGAAGTCCGTACGCTCGTGCGCTCGCTCTGCGGCCGGGAGGTGGACGCCGAGGTGGTAGCCGTCCTGGCGGAACGCACAGGCGGGAACCCCTTCTTCGTCGGTGAGAGCGCCCGGCTGCTGACCGAGGGCGGCGACGACGCGGCGCAGGCAGTCGCCCGCGTGCCCGACGGCATCCGCGACGTCGTACGCCAGCGGCTCGCCCGACTGCCCCAGGAAGCCGCCGATGTCGTACGGCTGGCCGCAGTCGCAGGCAGCGAAACCCATGTCGCGGTGCTGCGCGAAGCCTCCGGACTGTCACCGGCCGCGGTCGTCGGCACACTGGAGCTCTGCATCGCGGACGGACTGCTGACCGAACGGGCCCCCGGCCACGTCTCGTTCACACACCCGCTGCTGCGCGACACCGTCTACGGCGATCTCACCGGACTGCGCCGCGGCCTGTTGCACGGACGACTGGCCGACACCCTCGCCAGTCTGAGACCGGACGACCTGCCCGCCCTCGCCGTCCACTTCACCCGGTCGGGGGACCCGGCGAAGGCACGGCAGGCGGTGGCATTCGCGCTGCGTGCCGCCGAACTCGCCGAGCACCGCTACGCCCACGACGTGAGCGTCGACCTGCTCCAGCAGGCCCTGGAGGCCGCCGAACTGATACCGGCCGGCGCCGACGAACGGGCCGAGCGCGCGGTCGGCCTGCTCGGCGCCCTGCTGCGTGCCCACGTCCGGGCCGGGTCCGGTGACGCGGCCATCGTCACCCGTCACCGTGCCCTCGAGGTCGCCGAACGGGCCGGTCGTGAGGACCTCGCCGTCGCCGCGTTCACGGCGTGGACCGAACCCACGCCGTGGCTGACCCGGAGCCACCAGGGCGTGGACCTGCACGTGGTCGACACTCTGGACCGGCTGACCGTCAGGCCGGGCCTGGAACCCGCGGACCTCGCCCGGCTGCTGCAGGCGCGGGTGGACGAACTGCCCGAGGACACCGACGGAAGGGCCCGGGAAGCGGCCGAGCAGCAGCTCGGTCTCGCCCGCGGCGCAGGGGACCCGAACCTGCTCGCGGCCGCCCTCACCACGATGACGAAGCTGCTGCCGCACGAAACGCAGGCCGCTCGGTGCATCCCCGTGGTAGCCGAGTTGCGGGCACTGACCAAGAGGCACGACCTGCCCGCCCACCGGTGGGTGTGCGAGCAGGTGGACGCGATGATCTCTGCCATCGGCAACGATGCGGAAGCCGTCGAGCGCCACGCCCGCCTGGGCCTGGCCGTCGCACGCCGGTACCGCATGCCGGAGGCCGAGGCGGCCAGCCTCTCCACGCTGGCCATGCTCGCCCACGCCCGGGGCCACTTCGCTCAGGCGGAGGACCTGTACGGGCAGGTCCGGGAACGGCTGATCCGGCACAACGCCCCGCGCGCCGCCGACCTCCATGCCCGGGGCTTGATCACGATCCGGCTGAGCCAGGGCCGGGTCGCGGAGATCGAACCGCTGGCCCGTACGGTGGCCGCCGCCTGGGGCACGAGCGGCGGAGAGGCGCTGGCGCTGGTCCTCGCTCTCCAGGGCAGGTTCGAGGAGGCGCGCGCGGTCCGCTTCGATCCGGATCCCGTGAAGGACCACTTCTACGGGGTACGCCTCGGAGCCCGCGCCCGACTGGCTTGTCTGCTCGGCGACACCGAGGCGGCAGCCGCGCTCGTCCCCCTGCTGCATGCCGTGCGGAACCAGCTCGGTTCGGCCGCCACCACCGCCTTCTGCACCCGCCCCCTGGCCCTCGCGCTGGGCGAGCTGCATGCTCTGCTCGGTGACGTGGCCGCCGCGCGATCGGCCTTCCGGGAAGGCGGCGAAGTGGCCGCGATGTGGGGGTCGGAGTACGGCGAAGCGGCTGCCGCGGAAGGCATCAGGTCCCTGGCGCGGGCTCACGCAGTCTGA
- a CDS encoding DUF2267 domain-containing protein — translation MYDQPRPHQAHPAMTFDQMLERVRYEGAYPTRERAEEAVRTVLAALGRQLTGDERLDLAQALPVEAALALTAQIPATERLTGWSFIKDMAARAGTSPAVARWDTGAVLAVVTRLTGPDLLTRVLHQLPTGYALLFGQAELRQPQPAV, via the coding sequence ATGTACGACCAGCCTCGACCGCACCAGGCCCACCCCGCCATGACGTTCGACCAGATGCTGGAACGCGTGCGCTACGAAGGCGCCTACCCCACCCGCGAACGCGCAGAAGAAGCCGTCCGCACCGTCCTGGCCGCCCTCGGCCGCCAGCTCACCGGCGACGAACGCCTCGACCTCGCCCAGGCCCTGCCCGTCGAAGCCGCCCTGGCCCTGACCGCCCAGATCCCCGCCACCGAACGGCTCACCGGCTGGAGCTTCATCAAGGACATGGCCGCCCGCGCCGGCACCAGCCCGGCCGTTGCCCGCTGGGACACCGGCGCCGTACTCGCCGTCGTCACCCGCCTCACCGGCCCCGACCTCCTCACCCGCGTCCTCCACCAACTCCCCACCGGCTACGCACTCCTCTTCGGCCAGGCCGAACTTCGCCAGCCACAGCCCGCAGTGTGA
- a CDS encoding DUF2267 domain-containing protein, with protein sequence MSMRREAFLDHVQERGEYRTREEAERAARVVLALLGAHLVGTVRAELAARLPETYALILLNPLQAAEPLSPERFVRATAAWIEGATETTALWDIGAVLSTVAAAAGGILIRDVLLQLPPGYDLLFGHPQPT encoded by the coding sequence ATGTCGATGCGCCGGGAAGCGTTCCTGGACCACGTCCAGGAACGCGGCGAGTACCGGACCCGGGAAGAAGCCGAACGCGCAGCCCGCGTCGTCCTCGCCCTGCTGGGCGCCCACCTGGTCGGCACCGTGCGGGCCGAGCTCGCCGCCCGGCTCCCCGAGACCTACGCCCTGATCCTCCTCAACCCCCTGCAGGCCGCGGAGCCGCTCTCCCCCGAACGCTTCGTCCGCGCGACCGCAGCCTGGATCGAAGGCGCCACCGAGACGACGGCCCTGTGGGACATCGGCGCAGTCCTCTCCACCGTGGCCGCCGCAGCCGGAGGCATCCTCATCCGGGACGTCCTGCTCCAGCTCCCGCCCGGCTACGACCTCCTCTTCGGCCACCCCCAGCCCACCTGA